Genomic window (Campylobacter sp. RM16704):
TTGTAAAAAATAAAGAGTAAAATTGCAGCAAATACATACTTAACAGGTGGAATAAACGGCTCAACAAATCTTGAATAAAAAGTTTGAACTTTGTTTTCAACCTTAGCTGTTCTATGAAATTCCAAATTATTTACTTCAACTGCATCACCTCTAGCAAGATTAAATCCTATAGCACCTTTAGTTAGATTTTCAATAGCTTGTATCTCCTTATCATTCAAAGGAACATATTCATTTGTTACATTTCCCTGATCATCTGTAACAACCTTATACTTACCATCCACTACAACTGCAGCTGAAATCCTTTTTACAGTTGCAAACTGCTTAGTAGTATTGGTGATTTTTTTAGAAATTTCGTTATTAGTAGTAGTTTGATTCTTAGTATAAATTTCACGCTTATCTTTACCATCTAAACCTTCTACAGGACCAATATTTGAAACCGCTCCAGGTACACCCTGAATTTCTTTATCTTTATATCCTTCCTTATGTTCTTCTAAAGTTTGTTCGCTACGCACAACAGTATTTGGATCATAAAATTCACTTTGAGATTCTTCTTTAGAAAAATCATAATCAATGCTAACCTTTGCCACTACTCTATCATATCCCCCAGCAAAGGGAGCAATAGAAGCAATAATTTTTTGTTCTAATTCATACTCTTGATCTCGTTTATATTTAATTTGTGCTGCAATTAAATCACTTTCAAAAGCACCTTCATCATCCAAAGGAATACCTTTTTGATCCATTATTTTTACGTTTTCAGGTGTAAGTTTTGTAACAGAAGAAGCAATTAGATTTTTAATTCCCATGATTTGCTTTTTATTAAGTTTTAAGCCCTCTTTAATTGTTAAGGCAACAGAAGCAGTTGGTGGCACTTGTTGCTTAGTAAAAAGTGTATCTTTGGCAAAAGCAATATGTACAGTTGCACTATGTATAGGTTCTAAACTTTCAATAGTTCTTGCAAGTTCACCTTCTAATGCTCTTTGATATTTTACCTTTTGTTCAGCTTCAGTTGCACCAAATTCT
Coding sequences:
- the fliF gene encoding flagellar basal-body MS-ring/collar protein FliF, translated to MDYKTILHQVGQLYQNLSLRQRIIIAASIVVVVGFLVFLTLFRSGSTVASEAGYSVLFENANTSDSAMIVTQLEKSGVPYILRNEGTILVPNDQVYKQRLAVASAGLLPKDNKVGFELFNKQEFGATEAEQKVKYQRALEGELARTIESLEPIHSATVHIAFAKDTLFTKQQVPPTASVALTIKEGLKLNKKQIMGIKNLIASSVTKLTPENVKIMDQKGIPLDDEGAFESDLIAAQIKYKRDQEYELEQKIIASIAPFAGGYDRVVAKVSIDYDFSKEESQSEFYDPNTVVRSEQTLEEHKEGYKDKEIQGVPGAVSNIGPVEGLDGKDKREIYTKNQTTTNNEISKKITNTTKQFATVKRISAAVVVDGKYKVVTDDQGNVTNEYVPLNDKEIQAIENLTKGAIGFNLARGDAVEVNNLEFHRTAKVENKVQTFYSRFVEPFIPPVKYVFAAILLFIFYKKVIVPFSQKMLSDIKLEEEMEGKEGQIIDEAEDAIEKFNAARRKVEEQLGFGDNFDEDALQYDVLLEKLRALANEKSEEVALLLQKLVENEAEFGEKDI